The following are encoded in a window of Cydia strobilella chromosome 1, ilCydStro3.1, whole genome shotgun sequence genomic DNA:
- the LOC134745281 gene encoding uncharacterized protein CG5902, translating into MSSACCGTKKQKMNNSYNGIDRPLNGYQDSVAIPDMCYFCFDVLYCQLHSMDPPQTPNFTNDSYPLFVTWKIGKEHRLRGCIGTFNAMHLHSGLREYAITSALKDSRFSPITREEVPRLTVSVSILQHFEEAEHYLDWKLGKHGIRIEFISERGSKRTATYLPQVATEQGWDQIQTIDSLLRKGGYKAAITGEMRRSIKLTRYQSEEISASYSDYISQRC; encoded by the exons ATGTCTTCAGCGTGTTGTGGTACTAAGAAGCAGAAGATGAACAATTCGTATAATGGTATAGATCGACCTTTAAATGGGTACCAAGACTCAGTGGCTATTCCTGATATGtgttacttttgtttcgatgtTTTGTATTGTCAGCTGCATAGTATGGACCCTCCACAAACGCCAAATTTTACCAACGATTCCTA CCCTTTGTTTGTAACCTGGAAGATCGGGAAGGAGCATCGGCTGCGAGGCTGCATTGGGACATTCAATGCCATGCATTTGCATTCtg GCCTCCGCGAGTACGCGATAACCAGCGCCCTTAAGGATTCCCGCTTCTCGCCCATCACTCGCGAGGAAGTCCCCCGTCTCACGGTCTCCGTGTCCATTCTGCAGCACTTTGAGGAGGCCGAGCATTATCTGGACTGGAAGCTGGGGAAGCATGGCATCAGGATCGAGTTTATCAGTGAACGGGGGTCGAAGCGGACCGCTACTTATTTACCACAAGTTGCTACTGAGCAAG GTTGGGACCAAATCCAAACAATCGACTCGTTGCTCCGCAAAGGTGGCTACAAGGCAGCCATCACCGGTGAGATGAGACGCAGCATCAAGCTGACTCGCTACCAATCCGAGGAGATCTCTGCCTCCTACAGCGATTACATCAGCCAGCGCTGCTAG